Proteins encoded together in one Papaver somniferum cultivar HN1 unplaced genomic scaffold, ASM357369v1 unplaced-scaffold_21, whole genome shotgun sequence window:
- the LOC113339463 gene encoding uncharacterized protein LOC113339463, producing the protein MEQQAEEIDVIVPKHRSRYVSVKLEHIRVMVTTGRHIALSFNIEDGVMKLTTVPETEDREDIHRCAAFIKAVILGFSIPTASKFLHRDNLKIGSLKINTNDTYMKQNIIRTKSAIEDFTKTNILVNKDGNQLYILGTPLFIKNASDHISHLISLYN; encoded by the exons ATGGAACAACAAGCAGAAGAGATAGATGTTATTGTTCCAAAACATAGGTCACGCTATGTATCTGTTAAACTCGAACATATACGAGTTATGGTAACCACTGGGAGACATATCGCTCTCAGCTTTAATATCGAG GATGGAGTTATGAAGCTGACGACTGTACCAGAAACCGAAGATAGAGAAGACATTCATAGATGTGCAgcattcatcaaagctgtaatatTGGGGTTTAGTATACCAACGGCAAGTAAGTTTCTCCACAGAGACAATTTGAAGATTGGTTCTTTGAAGATTAACACCAATGACACATACATGAAACAAAACATAATCAGGACCAAGTCTGCAATTGAAGATTTTACTAAAACCAACATTTTAGTAAACAAGGACGGCAACCAATTATACATACTAGGAACTCCATTATTTATCAAGAATGCCAGTGATCATATTTCTCATCTAATCTCATTGTACAACTAA